In Bufo gargarizans isolate SCDJY-AF-19 chromosome 6, ASM1485885v1, whole genome shotgun sequence, a single genomic region encodes these proteins:
- the LOC122942212 gene encoding alpha-2-macroglobulin-like protein 1: MKGALQLKMTLKREQKSILVTEDTVNTPTYFHCYSFQLPTVVDEEEVCFFHVSAHGDNINVNQTKKILLMKGTHLTFIQTNKPIYKPGEAVNFRIVTLDTNFNSKNDKHNSHEFTTVSRGERTQSVAQQSPALGEKKT; this comes from the exons ATGAAGGGGGCGCTACAGCTCAAAATGACGTTAAAGAGAGAACAGAAAAGTATTTTGGTGACAGAGGACACAGTCAACACCCCCACGTATTTTCACTGTTATTCTTTTCAG CTCCCCACTGTAGTGGATGAAGAAGAGGTCTGTTTTTTTCATGTTTCTGCTCATGGAGACAACATTAACGTCAATCAGACCAAGAAGATCTTGCTCATGAAAGGAACTCATTTGACTTTCATTCAGACTAATAAACCAATCTATAAGCCTGGCGAGGCAG TGAATTTCCGAATTGTAACCCTGGACACGAATTTCAATTCTAAAAATGACAAG CATAACTCGCATGAGTTCACCACGGTGTCTCGTGGAGAGAGGACTCAAAGTGTCGCTCAACAATCTCCAGCACTTGGGGAGAAAAAAACGTAG